In Carassius auratus strain Wakin unplaced genomic scaffold, ASM336829v1 scaf_tig00030344, whole genome shotgun sequence, a genomic segment contains:
- the LOC113080166 gene encoding cytochrome c-type heme lyase-like: protein MLDEAEVALHVDIAERPILTLHSQKGLVFIMGASVSNLAPTIQAESVMSAPNFSGVSPPPGCPMHQEPPKSSPPPECPMHQAQTPPAGPAHQERAYEFVECPMRASEGAVDPTNMMPPPNQVPAPDQPFSLSVKREESKIPRSSTGQNWVYPSEQMFWNAMLRKGWRWKDDSLAPEDMTNIIQIHNRNNDQAWQEILKWEALHASECPCGPSLKRFGGKAKEFSPRARIRHWMGYELPFDRHDWIVDRCGKEVRYVIDYYDGDINKDTYQFSILDVRPAFDSLQAVWDRMRVTWWRWTS from the exons ATGCTGGATGAAGCGGAAGTAGCGCTGCACGTTGACATTGCAGAGCGTCCGATTCTCACATTACACTCACAAAAAG GATTGGTGTTCATCATGGGTGCATCTGTATCCAATCTTGCCCCAACTATTCAGGCAGAGTCTGTGATGTCAGCGCCTAATTTTAGTGGGGTGTCCCCACCCCCTGGGTGTCCCATGCATCAAGAGCCCCCTAAAA GCTCTCCGCCTCCTGAGTGCCCCATGCATCAGGCTCAGACGCCCCCGGCCGGCCCAGCACATCAGGAGAGAGCTTATGAGTTTGTCGAATGTCCCATGAGAGCTTCTGAAGGAGCCGTCGATCCCACAAACATG ATGCCTCCTCCAAATCAGGTGCCCGCCCCGGACCAGCCATTCTCTCTGTCCGTGAAAAGAGAGGAGTCTAAAATCCCACGATCAAGCACAGGCCAGAACTGGGTTTATCCTTCTGAACAGATGTTTTGGAATGCAATGCTGCGGAAAGG GTGGCGTTGGAAGGATGACAGTCTTGCTCCAGAAGACATGACCAATATCATCCAGATCCACAATCGTAACAATGATCAAGCCTGGCAGGAAATCCTGAAGTGGGAGGCGCTGCACGCCAG CGAGTGTCCATGCGGTCCGTCTCTGAAGAGATTCGGGGGCAAAGCCAAAGAGTTCTCGCCCAGAGCCAGAATACGTCACTGGATGGG ATATGAACTGCCTTTCGACCGACACGATTGGATCGTAGATCGGTGCGGAAAGGAAGTCCGGTATGTCATTGACTACTACGATGGCGATATTAATAAAGACACCTACCAGTTTTCCATCCTGGACGTGCGTCCGGCCTTCGACTCTCTGCAGGCCGTCTGGGATCGGATGAGGGTGACCTGGTGGCGCTGGACATCATAG
- the LOC113080165 gene encoding transmembrane protein 56-B-like has translation MAAIMLISAGCQENGQLEEIFRCRTQRRDCVHAPCPVGRPLLPYILFFDEAVNHDPVWGDPALVKINVSITTGYLISDLLLIFYYWRAIGDKFFVIHHLAALYAYYYVLGQGMLPYFANFRLLAEFSTPCVNQRWFFEVLGYPKVSKPNMANGVLMALVFFLVRIAVMPVYYSRMCSVYGTEAFYRVSFGGRSAWIFSSICLDIMNVMWMHKIARGCYKVLRSSRKSKPESQENGKTD, from the exons ATGGCAGCGATAATGCTCATTTCAGCAGGCTGTCAAGAGAACGGCCAGCTGGAGGAGATCTTTAGATGTAGGACACAGCGCCGA GACTGTGTCCACGCTCCATGCCCTGTTGGTCGGCCTCTTCTGCCCTACATCCTGTTCTTCGATGAGGCAGTCAATCATGACCCCGTATG GGGAGATCCTGCTCTGGTGAAGATAAACGTGAGCATTACTACAGGCTACCTCATATCTG ATCTGCTGCTTATATTTTACTATTGGAGAGCAATAGGAGACAAGTTTTTTGTAATCCACCACCTGGCGGCATTGTATGCTTACTACTATGTACTG GGTCAAGGAATGTTGCCTTATTTTGCTAACTTCCGTCTGCTTGCAGAGTTTTCCACACCATGTGTAAATCAACG CTGGTTCTTTGAAGTATTAGGTTACCCCAAAGTCTCCAAGCCTAACATGGCTAATGGGGTACTGATGGCACTTGTGTTTTTCCTGGTGAGGATCGCCGTCATGCCAGTATACTACAGCCGAATGTGTTCAGTGTATGGCACGGAGGCCTTCTACAGGGTCTCCTTTGGCGGCCGAAGCGCTTGGATCTTCTCCAGCATCTGCCTGGACATCATGAACGTCATGTGGATGCATAAAATCGCCCGCGGCTGCTACAAAGTCCTGCGTTCCAGCCGGAAATCTAAACCCGAGAGCCAGGAGAACGGAAAAACCGATTGA